GGCAAGCCCGAGGACATCGAGCTCCTGCGCAAGAAGCTGGGCTTCACGTATGCCAATCCCGTCGAGGATGCGGACAAGTCGAACCACGTCGGGATGATCCGAACGGGGAACGAGCCCTATCTCCGGTGGGCAGCCTGCCCCGGCCTGGCCCATCCGGCCTGGATCGCGAAGGATATCCTGCTGGAGATGGATGGTCCGACGCGGCCGGCCGCGACGGCGAGCGCCAGCTAGCCTTCGGGGAGCCCGACGACGATCGGCCGGTAGCCGGTGAGCCTGAGGCGGCCGGCGAGTCGCCGCGCCCGGCCTTCGCTCGAGAACGAGCCGAGGCGGAGCGTGCGGCCGGTAAGCATCGCCGTGTAGCCGCGCCGGGCCAGCCGCGCGCGCACTGCCCGAGCCGACCGGCGGGTCGGGTAGGGGCCGAGCTGGACGGCGAAACGCGACACCGCCCGCGCCTCCGCCGCATCGTCGTCCTCCTCGGGCGCAGCGCGCCGCGCGAGGACGCTCGGCATCGGCAGCATGCCGGCCATGACGACGCTCGGCCGCTCGGCGGCCGCCCCGAAGCCGTACGCGAACAGACGCCTGGCGTCGCCCCAGAGGTCGCTCGCGCCGAGCAGCGCGATGATGATCTCGCGGCCGTCGTGGGTCGCAGCCCCGACGAAGCAGCGCCGCGCGGGCCTCGTATAGCCCGTCTTGCCGATCACCGGGTACGAGTAGCCCGTGAGCAGCCGGTTGTGCGAATGGAGCGACACGAGGTGGATGCCCGTGCCCTCGAGCGGGACCTCGACACGTCGCGTCTCGAGCATCTCGCGGAAGAGCGGCAGGCGCATCCCGTAGCGGAAGATCAGGGCGAGGTCCCGGGCGCTCGCGACGTGACCCGAGGCGGTGAGGCCGTGCGGGTTGGCGAAGTGCGTGTGCGTGGCGCCGATCGCGCGCGCCTTCTCGTTCATGCGCGCCGCGAACGCCGCCTGTGATCCAGCGAGGCCCTCGGCCACCACTTCGGCCGCGTCGTTGGCGGAGTTGAGCAGCACGGCATAGACCAGGTCGCGGAGCTGCATCCGCTGTCCCGGCCGCAGGTTGATCTTCGACGGGGCGGTCTCCGCCGCGAACTCGCTCACCGCGAACCGCTCGTCGAGCCGGCCGCTCTCGAGCGCGAGGATCGCGGTCAGGATCTTCGTCGTGCTGGCGGGGGGCAGCGGGTCGTCGGGGTTCCGGGCCCAGATGGTCTCGCCGCTCGCGGCGTCCATCACGAGCGCGGCACGCGCCGTGAGCCGCGGCGCCGCGCCAGCCTGCCCCGCGGCGAACACAAGGCCAGCGAGCGCGACCAGCGCGGCCACCCCGCCGGGTGCCCGCCCACTGCCGATCGCCTGGTGCAGCCGCCGCATCCGGCGATTATCCATGCCGGACCGGGTGCGCTCAACCCGCGCACGCCGCATGGCGTTGTGTACAGAATTGTTCACCCTTCGCGGTTGACACGATCGATCAGCTGCCGCAAGCGGCCGAAGTGCGTGCGGTTGAAGTGGAGCACGAGACGGGGGAGGTCGCGGATCTCGGGCTCGTCCTCCGCCGAAAGTGCGCCCGCGGTCTGCTCGATCTTGCCGCTCACGAGGATGTCGGCGAAGTCGCCCGAGAGGTCCGCGACCAGGCTCTCGGCGATCGGCCGGTTCAGGCGTATGACGAAGCGCCGGCCGACGGTGCGCGAGGAATGATAGAGCCGGTAGAAGCGGGTGATCTCGTCCACCGCCTCGTCGATCGAGCAGGTCACCTTGAAGAGCGACATGTCCTCGTCGGAGATGAGCTGGGGACGGAGGAGGTGATCCTCGACGTAGCGCTTCCAGGTCTTCCAGTAGGTCCCGCGCGGGGCATCGAGGAAGACGATGGGCATCGGGCTCGTCTTCCCGGTCTGCACGAGCGTCAGGCACTCGTACGCCTCGTCGTGGGTGCCGAAGCCGCCGGGAAAGAGGACCACGGCGTTCGCCTCCTTGATGAAGATCAGCTTGCGGGTGAAGAAGTACCGGAACGTCAGCAGCTTCGCGTCCTTGGCGATGAACTCGTTCGGCTCCTGCTCGAAGGGCAGCCGGATGTTGACGCCGAAGCTGCGCTCGCGCCCGGCGCCCTCCTGGCAGGCGCGCATGATGCCGGGGCCGGCGCCGGTGATCACCATGTAGCCCTCGGCCGCGATGCGCCGCGCGAACTCGCGGGCGGCCCGGGCGGCCGGCGCGGTGGGCGAGATGCGCGCCGAGCCGAACACGCTCACCTTGCGAACGCCGCGGTAGGGCGCGAACACCTTGAACGCGTAGCGCAGCTCGCGCAGCGAGGCGTTCAAGATCTTGACGTCACCGAGGCTCGTGCCGTCGCGCAGCAGCTTGAGCGAGCTCTCGATCATCTCGCCGACCAGCCGGTCCTCCCGCCGGGCGGGATCCAGCCGGGGCAGCAGCTCGGAAACCAGGTTGCCGCGACGACGGTCGCGAGCGGTTCGGGGTGGAACGTACATCGAGGTCGCCGTCTCCTTCTCGGCCACGTATTGTGACGGCAAACCGTGCGTGATGCGAGCTTGCCGCGCGCGCGCGGGCTCCGCTATCCTCCGCAAATGCCCGGGCCGCGTGACGTCCTGCGCACCATCCGGGACGAGCTGCAGCAGGTCTTCCTCGAGCGGACCGAGCTCATCGACGGGGCGCTCGTCGCCCTTGTCGCGGCGCAGCATGTGCTCGTGATCGGCCCGCCGGGCACGGCCAAGTCGATGCTCGCCGACGAGATCTGCCGCCGGATCGCCGGGGCCCAGTACTTCCAGTGGCTGCTTACCCGCTTCACCACGCCGGAGGAGCTGTTCGGGGCGGTCAGCCTGAAGGCGCTCGAGCAGGACGACTACCGGCGGCTCACGACGCACAAGCTGCCGGAGGCGCACATCGCCTTCCTCGACGAGGTCTTCAAGGCGAGCTCGTCGATCCTGAACACGATCCTCACGCTGATCAACGAGCGCCGCTTCCACAACGGGCGCGAGGTGGTCAACGTCCCGCTGCTCACGCTGTTCGCCGCCTCGAACGAGCTGCCCGAGGACGACGAGCTCCTGGCCCTCCACGACCGCTTCCTGCTCCGCTTCGTCGTCGACTACGTGAGCGAGGACTTCCGCTTCCTGAAGCTGCTCCAGGCCCGGCCGCCGGCCACGCGCACGACGCTCTCGCTCGCGGAGCTCCAGGTGACGCGCGCCGAGGCGGAGGCGCTCGCCGTGCCTGCCTCGGTGCTGCGCGCCATCACCGACATCCGGCGCGAGCTCGGGCGGAAGAACATCGTCGCCTCGGACCGGCGCTACGCCCAGGCGGTTGGCGTGCTCCGCGCCCGCGCCTACCTGGCCGGGCGCGACTACGTGTCCGACGAGGACCTCCCCTTCCTCGAGCACGTGCTGTGGCGCGACCCGGCTGAGCGCCCGCAGGTGCGCGACACGATCCGCGAGCTGCTGTGCGGCTACGAGGACGAGGTGCGCATCCTCCTCTTCCAGTCGCGCGAGCTGCGCGACTATGCGCTCCGCGAGTGGGACTCGAGCGAGCTGCGCACGCGCGCCGCGGTCGAGGCGCACACCAAGATCCGGAACATCCTCGGCAAGGTCGACGCCATCCTGGCGCAGGCGCGCAGCGGGGGCCGCCCGGTGGAGCGGGTGGAGGCACTCAAGCACGAGATCCTGCAGATCCAGCAGGAGATGCTGGGGCGGCTCTGATGCCCTCCCGTCGCCGCGCGAAGCCCTCCCCGCCGCGGACGGTGCTCATCCCGCGGCGCGAGCACTGCTGGGTGGAGAGCGACGCCTATGACCGGAGCGCCTTCGCGGCGCTGGTCGCGGACGCGCCGTCGCTGGCGACCCTCGTCGACGCCGGCGGGCGCCTCGTCCCGCACTTCGACGCGCTCCTGGAGGACGTCTTCTGCCTGCTCTTCAAGCTCGAGCCCCGGTGGCGGGGGGTGGACGAGGTGGCGCGCGCGAGCGCGCTCAACCGCACGCTCCTCGAGGCCTTCCGCGACCACCCGCTCCTCGAGCACCTGCGCGAGCGCACGCAGCTCGACGAGAGCCAATCGGGTCTCGGGACGCTGCTCATCGGCGAGCAGGTGCTCGCGCTGCTCCGCGAAGAACGTCTCCTGCCGCGCGGTGACCTGCTCGATCTCTTCGAGCTCGAGCGCCAGGAGGAGGAGGTGCACGGCCGTGCCGCCGACCTCGAGAGCCTGGACCGGCTGGTGAAGGAGGGCGGCGCCGAGAAGGCGGCCGAGGCGCGCGAGGAGGTCGAGCACGCGGCCGAGGTGGCGGCGGCGCGGCTCCGGCAGAAGGCGCAGAACATGGCCCAGCGGCTCGGCGAGATGCCGCTACGCGCCCGTGCCGCGCTGCCCGCCGCGGCCGCCGGCGTCGCCCGCCAGCTCGCGGAGGCGAGCCAGGAGTCGCGCAGCTGGGGCACGGGGCTCGGCGGCGGCGGCCGCACCTCGCCCGGACGGCAGATCGAGCTCGGCCGGCGGCTCGC
This region of Deltaproteobacteria bacterium genomic DNA includes:
- a CDS encoding D-alanyl-D-alanine carboxypeptidase → MRRARVERTRSGMDNRRMRRLHQAIGSGRAPGGVAALVALAGLVFAAGQAGAAPRLTARAALVMDAASGETIWARNPDDPLPPASTTKILTAILALESGRLDERFAVSEFAAETAPSKINLRPGQRMQLRDLVYAVLLNSANDAAEVVAEGLAGSQAAFAARMNEKARAIGATHTHFANPHGLTASGHVASARDLALIFRYGMRLPLFREMLETRRVEVPLEGTGIHLVSLHSHNRLLTGYSYPVIGKTGYTRPARRCFVGAATHDGREIIIALLGASDLWGDARRLFAYGFGAAAERPSVVMAGMLPMPSVLARRAAPEEDDDAAEARAVSRFAVQLGPYPTRRSARAVRARLARRGYTAMLTGRTLRLGSFSSEGRARRLAGRLRLTGYRPIVVGLPEG
- a CDS encoding LOG family protein — its product is MYVPPRTARDRRRGNLVSELLPRLDPARREDRLVGEMIESSLKLLRDGTSLGDVKILNASLRELRYAFKVFAPYRGVRKVSVFGSARISPTAPAARAAREFARRIAAEGYMVITGAGPGIMRACQEGAGRERSFGVNIRLPFEQEPNEFIAKDAKLLTFRYFFTRKLIFIKEANAVVLFPGGFGTHDEAYECLTLVQTGKTSPMPIVFLDAPRGTYWKTWKRYVEDHLLRPQLISDEDMSLFKVTCSIDEAVDEITRFYRLYHSSRTVGRRFVIRLNRPIAESLVADLSGDFADILVSGKIEQTAGALSAEDEPEIRDLPRLVLHFNRTHFGRLRQLIDRVNREG
- a CDS encoding AAA family ATPase is translated as MPGPRDVLRTIRDELQQVFLERTELIDGALVALVAAQHVLVIGPPGTAKSMLADEICRRIAGAQYFQWLLTRFTTPEELFGAVSLKALEQDDYRRLTTHKLPEAHIAFLDEVFKASSSILNTILTLINERRFHNGREVVNVPLLTLFAASNELPEDDELLALHDRFLLRFVVDYVSEDFRFLKLLQARPPATRTTLSLAELQVTRAEAEALAVPASVLRAITDIRRELGRKNIVASDRRYAQAVGVLRARAYLAGRDYVSDEDLPFLEHVLWRDPAERPQVRDTIRELLCGYEDEVRILLFQSRELRDYALREWDSSELRTRAAVEAHTKIRNILGKVDAILAQARSGGRPVERVEALKHEILQIQQEMLGRL